In Primulina eburnea isolate SZY01 chromosome 3, ASM2296580v1, whole genome shotgun sequence, one DNA window encodes the following:
- the LOC140824998 gene encoding U-box domain-containing protein 52-like, with translation MAPQILHDDNPTAVAIDRDKNSTPAVRWAIEHLLLTNFTLILIHVKTKNTQHADGLHGRAAEGIQDIFSPFRAYCARKRIVIKEVILEGVDVHTPLLDYINKHNITKMVLGASSRNALTRKLWAHDVPTMINKAAPDFCSVYVISKGKTQSMRPAARQLTGSTPTHPSSPQPGASKSSSPNPSFVSAASVKGERKNGDRFETSSTWNRNIFSLSSMETDLMDLGSMDITQVQVKNSDKMGYLVDLEATSVSSNEFQRLKQEMKQAMNMYNTACKEAVSAQQRATELQQLKLGEMSRIEQARLNEEAALALVEMEKAKCRAAIEAAEKANKIAERETQRRKYAEMKAKREAEEKNRALDVLSNNDVRYRKYTIEEIEEATSKFSRSMKIGEGGYGPVFKGKLDHTAVAIKVLRPDAAQGRKQFQQEIEVLSCIRHPNMVLLMGACPEYGCLVYEFMNNGSLEDRLFRKGNTPPIPWGIRFKIAADIATGLLFLHQAKPEPLVHRDLKPANILLDHNYTCKISDVGLARLVPPSVADSVTQYHMTSAAGTFCYIDPEYQQTGKLGTKSDIYSLGVLLLQIITARPPMGLTHHVERAIEKGTFADLLDPTVSNWPVEEALIYAKLALKCAELRRKDRPDLGTVVMPELNRLKELGINHVLGHGISSLIASHVESLSNVTETK, from the exons ATGGCGCCTCAGATTCTACATGACGACAACCCGACTGCGGTGGCCATTGACAGAGACAAGAATAGCACACCGGCTGTCAGATGGGCAATAGAACATCTTCTTCTTACCAATTTTACTCTTATTTTGATCCACGTCAAGACCAAAAATACACAACATGCAG ATGGTTTACATGGTAGAGCTGCAGAAGGAATTCAGGATATTTTCTCACCTTTTCGTGCATATTGTGCGCGTAAAAGG ATAGTAATAAAAGAAGTTATTCTTGAAGGCGTAGATGTACATACCCCACTTTTAGACTACATCAACAAACACAATATCACCAAAATGGTTCTTGGTGCCTCATCAAGAAATGCCCTGACAAGAAAATTGTGGGCTCATGACGTTCCAACCATGATAAACAAGGCTGCACCCGATTTTTGTTCAGTTTACGTAATATCAAAAGGGAAGACACAATCTATGCGTCCTGCAGCACGACAATTGACTGGCTCAACTCCTACGCACCCATCTTCTCCACAACCTGGAGCATCGAAATCGTCGTCCCCCAATCCAAGttttgt GAGTGCTGCTTCTGTAAAGGGAGAAAGGAAAAATGGAGATAGATTTGAGACTTCCAGCACTTGGAATAGAAATATATTTAGTCTCAGTTCCATGGAGACTGATTTAATGGATCTTGGATCAATGGATATTACACAAGTACAAGTTAAAAATTCTGACAAAATGGGGTATTTAGTTGATCTGGAGGCGACCTCTGTGTCTTCA AATGAATTTCAGAGACTAAAACAAGAGATGAAGCAAGCCATGAATATGTACAATACAGCTTGCAAAGAAGCAGTTTCAGCCCAGCAGAGG gcTACGGAACTTCAGCAGCTGAAGCTAGGTGAAATGAGTCGTATCGAGCAGGCACGGCTAAATGAAGAGGCTGCCCTCGCACTTGTAGAGATGGAGAAAGCAAAATGTAGAGCAGCCATTGAAGCGGCAGAGAAAGCAAATAAAATAGCAGAGAGGGAAACACAGAGACGAAAGTACGCAGAGATGAAGGCCAAACGAGAAGCAGAAGAAAAGAACAGAGCGCTCGATGTCTTGTCAAACAACGATGTTCGCTACAGAAAATACACAATTGAAGAGATCGAGGAAGCCACCAGCAAGTTCTCAAGGTCGATGAAAATTGGGGAAGGTGGATATGGGCCAGTTTTTAAAGGAAAACTTGATCACACAGCGGTTGCCATAAAAGTTCTTAGACCAGATGCTGCACAAGGGAGAAAACAGTTCCAACAAGAG ATCGAAGTCCTGAGTTGCATACGACATCCAAACATGGTCTTACTTATGGGTGCCTGCCCTGAATACGGATGCTTGGTGTATGAATTCATGAACAATGGAAGCCTAGAGGATCGTTTATTTCGCAAGGGCAACACCCCTCCAATTCCGTGGGGGATTCGTTTCAAGATTGCAGCAGATATAGCAACAGGGCTTCTTTTCCTCCATCAAGCTAAGCCGGAACCCCTTGTACACCGGGATTTAAAACCTGCGAACATTCTACTGGATCACAACTACACATGCAAGATCAGTGACGTTGGCTTGGCTCGATTAGTCCCACCATCAGTCGCAGATAGTGTCACGCAATACCACATGACCTCAGCTGCTGGCACATTTTGTTACATTGATCCAGAATATCAGCAAACAGGCAAGTTAGGGACGAAGTCCGATATATATTCATTAGGGGTGTTGTTGCTTCAAATCATCACTGCAAGGCCACCAATGGGACTCACTCACCATGTCGAGAGGGCAATCGAAAAGGGGACGTTTGCCGACTTGCTCGATCCAACAGTGTCCAATTGGCCTGTTGAAGAGGCATTGATCTATGCAAAGTTGGCACTGAAATGTGCTGAATTGAGAAGAAAAGACAGACCTGATCTTGGCACAGTGGTGATGCCGGAGCTCAACAGGCTTAAAGAACTCGGGATCAATCATGTATTAGGACACGGGATTTCTTCACTCATAGCTAGTCATGTTGAAAGTTTGTCAAATGTTACagaaactaaataa
- the LOC140824999 gene encoding IQ domain-containing protein IQM1-like — protein sequence MGLSISLLLSSWNEILRHKIFDITDTVETVIARSMSFGSKDGEVMLRTFSFNAGGELERSSKSDTRMLKTPVPLKELFVNKSNNDSEFLNEKDHESAREPEPRFSPPILDNLFSSPRPIRELDAAAIKLQKVYKSYRTRRNLADCAVVVEELWWKALDAASLDRSSISFFNENQQETAVSRWYRARRRAAKVGKGLLQDEKAQKLALHHWLEAIDPRHRYGRNLHFYFDVWSDKKSFQPFFYWLDVGGGKEVDLPSCPRTDLQRQCVQYLGPKERESYEVRVDEGKLVYKQSGILLNSDEDSKWIFVLSTSRTLYVGKKKKGVFQHSSFLAGGATTSAGRLVVGNGILKAIWPYSGHYLPTEDNFKLFISFLEERHVDMTNVEIYSSYDDECKPATEYDQYEDATVTTEDDIHLSKAAEIHKGSMPINTENIDAPKLDLTKTLSRNWSSGVGPRIGCVRDYPMELQCQALEKVSLSPTDNFSPRYSKSSSPIPSPRPTPKIRVSPRLSNMGLPSPRVPVSVYPPSELIC from the exons ATGGGGTTATCTATTTCTTTACTTTTATCATCATGGAATGAGATCTTAAGACACAAGATATTCGATATTACGGATACCGTAGAAACTGTGATTGCTAGATCTATGAGCTTTGGAAGTAAAGATGGAGAGGTGATGCTTAGAACATTTAGCTTCAATGCGGGCGGGGAGTTGGAGAGGAGCTCAAAATCAGACACACGGATGTTAAAAACACCTGTTCCTTTAAAGGAATTGTTTGTTAACAAGTCGAATAATGATTCTGAATTTTTAAATGAGAAGGATCATGAATCGGCTAGAGAGCCAGAGCCCAGATTTTCTCCTCCGATTTTAGATAATCTGTTTTCTTCTCCTAGACCTATTAGGGAGCTTGATGCTGCTGCAATTAAGCTGCAGAAAGTATACAAGAGTTACCGGACTCGAAGAAATCTAGCAGACTGTGCTGTTGTGGTTGAAGAGCTCTG GTGGAAAGCATTAGATGCAGCTTCTCTGGATCGTAGCTCGATTTCATTCTTCAACGAAAATCAACAAGAAACTGCTGTGTCGCGATGGTATCGTGCAAGGAGGAGAGCTGCTAAG GTTGGCAAGGGGTTACTACAGGATGAGAAAGCGCAGAAACTAGCTCTGCATCACTGGCTTGAAGCT ATCGATCCCCGTCATCGCTATGGACGTAATTTACACTTCTATTTCGATGTATGGTCCGACAAGAAAAGTTTCCAACCTTTCTTCTACTG GTTGGACGTAGGAGGTGGGAAGGAAGTTGATCTTCCTAGCTGCCCGCGAACCGACCTTCAACGGCAATGCGTCCAGTATCTCGGGCCT AAAGAGAGGGAATCATATGAAGTGAGAGTTGACGAAGGGAAACTAGTGTACAAACAAAGTGGGATTCTCTTGAACTCAGATGAAGATTCGAAATGGATTTTCGTCCTCAGCACGTCTAGGACTTTGTACGtgggaaagaaaaagaaaggcgTTTTTCAGCACTCGAGTTTTCTAGCTGGTGGGGCTACAACATCAGCCGGTAGATTGGTCGTTGGCAATGGCATTCTTAAG GCAATATGGCCTTACAGTGGCCACTATCTTCCAACAGAAgacaattttaaattattcatcaGCTTCCTAGAGGAACGCCATGTTGATATGACTAATGTTGAG ATATATTCCAGTTATGATGATGAGTGTAAACCAGCAACAGAATATGATCAATATGAAGATGCTACAGTAACAACAGAAGATGATATCCATTTATCAAAGGCAGCCGAAATTCATAAAGGCAGCATGCCAATCAATACAGAAAACATTGATGCACCAAAACTCGACCTCACAAAGACATTATCACGCAACTGGAGCAGTGGTGTCGGCCCCCGAATTGGGTGTGTTAGGGACTACCCAATGGAGCTCCAATGCCAGGCACTTGAAAAAGTCAGTCTATCCCCCACTGATAATTTTTCTCCACGATATTCAAAGAGTAGTTCTCCTATCCCTTCGCCCCGGCCGACCCCGAAGATTAGAGTGTCGCCAAGACTTTCAAATATGGGGCTTCCCAGCCCAAGAGTGCCTGTCTCTGTTTATCCACCAAGTGAACTTATCTGTTGA
- the LOC140825005 gene encoding heat shock factor protein HSF30-like, giving the protein MEGVKTISDGECDTASAGVGGGGGGSSSSPSSPRPIEGLHEMGPPPFLIKIFEMVEDSSTDSVISWSNAKNSFIVWDAHKLSSSLLPRYFKHKNFSSFIRQLNTYGFRKVDPDRWEFANGGFLGGQRHLLKTIKRRRNVVQSSIIQPSEGSCVELGQYGTEEEVDILKIDRSLLMAEIVKLKQQQQKSRDRILEMEERMHRAEAKQQQMRSFLAKAFSSPAFLQQYHDKYLTDPKRIGIGQKRRLTMSKSAENLLEDQDEDKFQDIELKMETLLSTAMFNGSSSGENDASVEKIPCTGVASLNPTTEEIWEKLLGDDLTVLDVAEEVSAVDKQTDIVAENLGSETPEWDGDLQELVDQLEFL; this is encoded by the exons ATGGAAGGCGTCAAAACTATATCAGATGGGGAGTGTGACACCGCCAGTGCCGGAgttggtggtggtggaggtggttcGTCGTCGTCTCCTTCGTCGCCACGGCCGATTGAGGGTCTGCATGAAATGGGTCCACCTCCATTCTTGATCAAGATCTTTGAAATGGTTGAGGATTCTTCCACTGATTCTGTGATTTCTTGGAGCAATGCTAAGAACAGCTTCATTGTGTGGGATGCTCATAAATTGTCATCCTCTTTGCTTCCAAGATACTTCAAGCATAAAAATTTCTCTAGTTTCATTCGCCAACTCAACACATAT GGTTTTAGAAAAGTGGATCCAGATAGATGGGAATTTGCCAATGGAGGGTTTTTGGGAGGACAGAGACATCTCTTGAAAACCATCAAAAGGAGGCGAAACGTGGTGCAAAGCAGCATTATTCAACCAAGTGAAGGTTCTTGTGTAGAGTTGGGTCAATATGGAACGGAGGAAGAGGTTGACATACTGAAAATAGACCGAAGTCTTTTGATGGCAGAAATAGTGAAGCTTAAACAACAGCAGCAGAAGTCGAGGGACCGAATCTTGGAAATGGAAGAAAGGATGCACCGTGCAGAGGCAAAACAGCAGCAAATGAGGAGTTTCCTTGCCAAAGCCTTTAGTAGTCCAGCGTTCCTTCAGCAATACCATGACAAATATTTAACAGATCCAAAGAGAATAGGAATTGGGCAAAAGAGGAGATTGACCATGAGTAAAAGCGCGGAGAATCTTCTAGAAGACCAAGACGAGGATAAGTTTCAAGATATTGAACTGAAAATGGAAACATTGCTTTCCACTGCGATGTTCAACGGATCGAGCAGTGGTGAAAATGATGCTTCTGTAGAGAAAATACCCTGCACAGGTGTTGCCAGTTTGAATCCTACAACAGAAGAAATATGGGAGAAGTTGCTTGGTGATGACCTTACAGTTCTCGACGTCGCTGAAGAAGTCTCTGCAGTTGATAAACAGACAGACATAGTTGCGGAAAATTTGGGTTCTGAAACTCCAGAGTGGGATGGAGATCTACAAGAGCTGGTTGATCAGTTGGAATTTCTTTAG